Proteins found in one Bacillus subtilis subsp. subtilis str. 168 genomic segment:
- the acoA gene encoding acetoin dehydrogenase E1 component (TPP-dependent alpha subunit) (Evidence 1a: Function from experimental evidences in the studied strain; PubMedId: 10368162, 11274109, 22714279; Product type e: enzyme), producing the protein MKLLKREGLSLTEEKALWMYQKMLEIRGFEDKVHELFAQGVLPGFVHLYAGEEAVAVGVCAHLHDGDSITSTHRGHGHCIAKGCDLDGMMAEIFGKATGLCKGKGGSMHIADLDKGMLGANGIVGGGFTLACGSALTAKYKQTKNVSVCFFGDGANNQGTFHEGLNLAAVWNLPVVFVAENNGYGEATPFEYASACDSIADRAAAYNMPGVTVDGKDILAVYQAAEEAIERARNGGGPSLIECMTYRNYGHFEGDAQTYKTKDERVEHLEEKDAIQGFKNYLLKETDANKLSDIEQRVSESIEKAVSFSEDSPYPKDSELLTDVYVSYEKGGM; encoded by the coding sequence ATGAAATTGTTAAAACGAGAAGGCTTGTCATTAACTGAGGAAAAAGCGCTGTGGATGTACCAAAAGATGCTGGAGATCAGGGGCTTTGAAGACAAAGTGCATGAACTGTTCGCCCAGGGAGTGCTTCCCGGATTCGTTCATTTATATGCCGGTGAGGAAGCCGTGGCTGTAGGGGTGTGCGCTCATTTACATGATGGCGACAGCATTACAAGCACCCACAGGGGACATGGACATTGTATCGCCAAAGGCTGTGACCTGGACGGCATGATGGCGGAAATTTTCGGGAAAGCGACCGGATTGTGCAAAGGCAAGGGCGGTTCTATGCACATTGCGGATCTTGATAAAGGCATGTTAGGCGCAAATGGAATCGTCGGGGGCGGCTTTACGCTCGCATGCGGATCAGCGCTCACGGCTAAATATAAACAGACTAAAAATGTAAGCGTTTGCTTTTTCGGGGACGGGGCAAATAACCAAGGTACCTTCCACGAAGGGCTGAATTTAGCGGCTGTATGGAACCTTCCTGTCGTATTTGTTGCTGAAAACAACGGCTATGGCGAAGCTACCCCATTTGAGTACGCATCAGCCTGTGATTCAATCGCCGATCGGGCGGCTGCTTATAACATGCCGGGGGTTACAGTTGACGGCAAAGATATTTTAGCAGTTTACCAGGCAGCCGAGGAAGCGATAGAAAGAGCAAGAAACGGCGGCGGCCCGTCTTTGATTGAATGTATGACCTACAGAAACTACGGCCATTTCGAAGGAGATGCCCAAACCTATAAAACGAAGGATGAAAGAGTTGAGCACCTTGAAGAAAAAGATGCCATTCAAGGTTTTAAAAACTACCTTTTAAAAGAAACAGATGCTAATAAGCTGTCAGACATTGAACAGCGTGTCAGCGAATCGATTGAAAAAGCCGTCTCGTTCAGCGAAGACAGCCCATATCCAAAAGATTCGGAGCTGCTGACAGATGTGTATGTGTCATATGAAAAAGGAGGAATGTAA
- the yfjL gene encoding hypothetical protein (Evidence 4: Unknown function but conserved in other organisms) → MKKLVFGLLAIVLFGCGLYIYHVWFGDPFSKNAAEQKLVSYVKQTYPKKEIKITNGVYNAKTSEYVFEATSQSHRYPMCTKGFLHPKVTCDGIEEAYTESVAKHVNEEATKAIEADLKKAVPRFIKADAALSIENGQFTLDTKWNKKLAEKAPMSMTIQLDASGLSKTDAAKMAETVRKTLNEKGYTYSNGTIDCMQKDGDGGIGYVKYSIDFLSKAAIQSNDAEELGS, encoded by the coding sequence ATGAAAAAACTTGTGTTTGGCTTGCTTGCCATTGTGTTATTCGGATGCGGACTATATATCTATCATGTATGGTTCGGTGATCCATTTTCGAAAAATGCTGCAGAACAGAAGCTAGTGTCTTATGTGAAACAAACCTATCCTAAGAAAGAAATCAAGATCACGAATGGGGTATATAACGCTAAAACGTCTGAATATGTATTTGAAGCAACCTCCCAATCTCATCGCTACCCAATGTGTACGAAGGGATTTCTGCATCCTAAAGTAACGTGCGATGGAATTGAAGAAGCGTATACCGAATCAGTAGCAAAACATGTAAATGAAGAAGCAACGAAGGCAATCGAAGCAGATCTGAAAAAAGCGGTTCCTCGATTTATAAAAGCTGATGCTGCTTTGAGTATCGAAAACGGACAGTTCACGTTAGATACAAAATGGAACAAAAAGCTGGCTGAAAAAGCGCCTATGAGCATGACGATTCAGTTAGACGCCAGCGGGTTATCAAAAACAGATGCCGCAAAGATGGCGGAAACGGTCAGAAAAACGCTTAATGAAAAGGGATATACATACTCAAACGGCACGATAGACTGTATGCAGAAGGACGGGGACGGCGGTATTGGATATGTCAAATATTCAATTGATTTTCTTTCAAAAGCAGCTATTCAGTCAAACGATGCAGAGGAACTAGGAAGTTAA
- the yfjO gene encoding putative RNA methyltransferase (Evidence 3: Putative function from multiple computational evidences; Product type e: enzyme) — protein MNQQKKQAPVELKVGQTFPLTIKRLGINGEGVGYFKKKVVFVPGALPGEEVVVQATKVQPKFSEGRIKKIRKASEHRVAPPCPVYEQCGGCQLQHLAYSQQLREKRDIVIQSLERHTKFKVENMEIKETIGMDNPWNYRNKSQFQIGRSQSGSIIAGLYGLDSHDIVPIKDCIVQHPATNKTTGIVRRILEDFNVSVYNERKRKGDVRTIVTRVGFETGEVQVVLVTAKETLPHKEEIVKAIQKRLPEVKSIIQNVNGAKTSVIFGEKTKQLAGKTVIQEVLGDVSFELSARAFFQLNPEQTVKLYDEVKKAAQLTGKEKVVDAYCGVGTIGMWVADGAKEVRGMDVIKESIDDAKKNAKKHGMANATYVTGTAEHWLPKWTKEGFRPDVVIVDPPRTGCDSTFLDTIKKVKPKRFVYVSCNPSTLAKDLQTLSKDYRVDYIQPVDMFPQTAHVEAVARLVLKSSN, from the coding sequence GTGAACCAACAAAAGAAACAGGCGCCCGTCGAACTGAAGGTCGGACAAACTTTTCCGCTGACGATTAAGCGTCTCGGCATTAACGGAGAAGGTGTTGGCTATTTTAAGAAAAAAGTCGTCTTCGTGCCCGGCGCGCTTCCTGGCGAAGAAGTTGTTGTGCAGGCCACAAAGGTCCAGCCGAAGTTTTCGGAGGGCCGCATTAAGAAAATCCGCAAGGCATCTGAGCACCGGGTGGCACCGCCTTGCCCTGTTTATGAACAATGCGGCGGCTGTCAGCTTCAGCACCTTGCATACAGCCAGCAGCTTCGGGAAAAACGTGATATCGTCATTCAGTCTCTTGAACGCCATACGAAGTTTAAAGTTGAAAACATGGAAATCAAAGAAACGATTGGCATGGACAACCCGTGGAATTACCGCAATAAAAGCCAATTCCAGATCGGGCGCTCGCAAAGCGGCAGCATCATCGCCGGCTTATACGGCCTTGATTCTCATGATATCGTGCCGATTAAAGACTGTATCGTTCAGCATCCGGCAACGAACAAAACAACAGGCATCGTCCGCCGCATTTTAGAGGACTTCAATGTGTCTGTTTATAATGAAAGAAAACGAAAAGGCGACGTTCGCACGATCGTGACGAGAGTCGGCTTTGAAACAGGCGAAGTGCAGGTCGTGCTTGTAACCGCAAAAGAAACGCTTCCGCACAAGGAAGAAATCGTCAAAGCGATTCAAAAGCGATTGCCAGAGGTCAAATCCATTATTCAGAATGTAAACGGGGCGAAAACCTCAGTGATTTTTGGTGAGAAAACAAAACAGCTCGCCGGAAAAACAGTGATTCAAGAAGTGCTCGGCGACGTATCTTTTGAATTGAGCGCCCGCGCTTTCTTCCAGCTCAATCCGGAACAGACCGTCAAGCTGTATGATGAAGTGAAAAAAGCGGCGCAGCTGACCGGAAAAGAAAAAGTCGTTGATGCGTATTGCGGCGTCGGCACTATCGGCATGTGGGTTGCGGACGGAGCGAAGGAAGTCCGCGGCATGGACGTCATCAAGGAATCAATTGACGATGCTAAGAAAAACGCCAAAAAACACGGCATGGCAAATGCCACATACGTAACAGGAACAGCCGAGCACTGGCTCCCGAAATGGACGAAAGAAGGCTTCCGCCCGGACGTCGTCATTGTAGACCCGCCAAGAACGGGCTGTGACAGCACGTTCTTGGACACGATCAAAAAAGTCAAACCGAAACGCTTTGTCTACGTTTCCTGCAATCCATCCACGCTTGCGAAAGATTTGCAGACGCTGTCGAAGGACTATCGCGTGGACTATATTCAGCCTGTCGATATGTTTCCGCAGACGGCGCATGTTGAAGCAGTGGCGAGGCTTGTATTAAAATCGTCTAACTAA
- the acoC gene encoding acetoin dehydrogenase E2 component (dihydrolipoamide acetyltransferase) (Evidence 1a: Function from experimental evidences in the studied strain; PubMedId: 10368162, 11274109; Product type e: enzyme) — translation MAVKVVMPKLGMAMKQGEVSIWNKKVGDPVEKGESIASIQSEKIEMEIEAPEKGTLIDIKVKEGEEVPPGTAICYIGDANESVQEEAGAPVAEDNMPQAVQPVKQENKPAASKKDRMKISPVARKIAEKAGLDLKQLKGTGPGGRIVKDDVTKALAEQKKDQAKPVSEQKAQEIPVTGMRKVIAARMQESLANSAQLTITMKADITKLATLQKQLSPTAEERYGTKLTITHFVSRAAVLALQAHPVLNSFYQNERIITHPHVHLGMAVALENGLVVPVIRHAEKLSLIELAQSISENAKKAREGRAGSEELQGSTFSITNLGAFGVEHFTPILNPPETGILGIGASYDTPVYQGEEIVRSTILPLSLTFDHRACDGAPAAAFLKAMKTYLEEPAALIL, via the coding sequence ATGGCGGTAAAAGTAGTGATGCCAAAATTGGGAATGGCCATGAAACAAGGGGAAGTATCGATATGGAATAAAAAAGTAGGCGACCCGGTTGAAAAGGGAGAAAGCATTGCCAGCATTCAATCGGAGAAAATTGAAATGGAGATCGAAGCGCCTGAAAAAGGAACGCTGATCGATATCAAAGTGAAAGAGGGAGAAGAGGTTCCGCCCGGCACAGCTATCTGCTATATCGGGGACGCCAATGAGTCGGTGCAGGAAGAGGCGGGGGCGCCTGTTGCTGAAGACAATATGCCGCAAGCCGTCCAGCCCGTCAAACAAGAAAACAAACCCGCAGCCTCCAAAAAAGATCGAATGAAAATATCTCCAGTCGCCAGGAAAATAGCAGAAAAAGCAGGATTAGACCTAAAACAACTGAAAGGAACTGGACCAGGCGGACGAATCGTGAAGGATGACGTAACAAAGGCTCTTGCTGAACAGAAAAAAGATCAAGCAAAGCCTGTTTCGGAGCAGAAAGCGCAGGAAATCCCGGTGACAGGCATGAGAAAGGTCATCGCTGCCCGAATGCAGGAAAGCCTGGCAAACAGCGCGCAGCTGACGATCACGATGAAAGCTGATATCACCAAGCTTGCCACTCTTCAAAAACAGCTTTCACCAACTGCGGAAGAGAGATACGGCACAAAACTGACGATCACTCATTTTGTCTCAAGAGCCGCCGTTCTCGCTCTGCAAGCTCACCCTGTGCTGAACAGCTTTTATCAAAATGAGCGCATCATCACACATCCCCATGTGCACCTTGGTATGGCTGTAGCCTTGGAAAATGGCTTAGTGGTGCCTGTCATCCGCCATGCTGAAAAGCTATCGCTGATTGAACTGGCTCAATCCATCTCAGAAAATGCCAAAAAAGCACGCGAGGGACGTGCGGGAAGCGAAGAACTGCAAGGATCTACTTTCTCCATTACAAACCTTGGCGCGTTTGGAGTTGAGCATTTCACACCGATACTAAATCCGCCGGAAACAGGCATTCTCGGCATCGGAGCAAGCTATGACACACCGGTGTATCAAGGGGAGGAGATCGTCAGAAGCACGATCCTGCCACTCAGCCTGACATTTGATCACAGAGCGTGTGACGGCGCCCCTGCCGCTGCATTCCTGAAGGCGATGAAAACATATTTGGAAGAACCCGCAGCATTAATTTTATAG
- the yfzA gene encoding hypothetical protein (Evidence 4: Unknown function but conserved in other organisms), with product MDKVYKRSWFQTFLAFLVSQLYFNFVELTGWGPKYREMNGFPANIVELDFFQTYLSFYDNPWFNIITVFLGVFTIIQIITGITKDIRN from the coding sequence ATGGATAAAGTATATAAAAGAAGTTGGTTTCAAACATTTTTGGCATTTTTAGTATCTCAGCTTTATTTTAATTTTGTAGAATTAACGGGATGGGGTCCTAAGTATAGAGAAATGAATGGATTCCCAGCAAACATAGTTGAACTAGATTTCTTTCAAACATATCTTTCATTCTATGATAATCCATGGTTTAATATTATTACTGTTTTCTTGGGAGTTTTCACTATTATACAAATAATTACAGGGATAACAAAGGATATTCGAAATTAA
- the acoB gene encoding acetoin dehydrogenase E1 component (TPP-dependent beta subunit) (Evidence 1a: Function from experimental evidences in the studied strain; PubMedId: 11274109, 10368162; Product type e: enzyme) produces the protein MARVISMSDAINEAMKLAMRKDENVLLIGEDVAGGAAVDHLQDDEAWGGVLGVTKGLVQEFGRTRVLDTPISEAGYMGAAMAAASTGLRPIAELMFNDFIGTCFDQVINQGAKFRYMFGGKAQVPITVRTTYGAGFRAAAQHSQSLYGLFTSIPGLKTVVPSNPYDAKGLLLAAIEDNDPVFFFEDKTSYNMKGEVPEDYYTIPLGKADIKREGNDVTLFAVGKQVNTALEAAAQLSERGIEAEVLDPRSLSPLDEDAIFTSLEKTNRLIIIDEANPRCSIATDIAALVADKGFDLLDAPIKRITAPHTPVPFSPVLEDQYLPTPDKIVSVTLELLGEPALN, from the coding sequence ATGGCGAGAGTCATAAGCATGTCAGACGCGATCAATGAAGCAATGAAGCTTGCGATGAGAAAAGACGAAAATGTGCTTTTGATCGGTGAGGATGTCGCCGGGGGAGCGGCGGTCGATCATTTGCAGGATGATGAAGCATGGGGCGGTGTATTAGGGGTCACAAAGGGACTCGTACAGGAATTCGGGCGTACAAGAGTGCTGGACACTCCGATTTCTGAGGCAGGCTATATGGGAGCGGCTATGGCTGCGGCATCAACCGGTTTGAGACCGATTGCCGAGCTGATGTTTAACGATTTTATCGGCACGTGCTTTGATCAGGTGATCAACCAAGGGGCGAAATTCCGTTATATGTTCGGCGGAAAAGCGCAAGTGCCGATTACCGTCCGCACCACATACGGAGCAGGGTTCCGGGCCGCTGCCCAGCATTCACAATCGCTGTATGGCCTTTTCACGAGCATCCCTGGACTGAAGACAGTTGTTCCATCCAATCCGTATGATGCCAAAGGTCTTTTGCTTGCAGCAATAGAAGATAATGATCCGGTGTTTTTCTTTGAAGACAAAACGTCCTACAACATGAAGGGCGAGGTGCCGGAAGATTATTATACAATTCCCCTCGGAAAAGCGGATATCAAACGCGAAGGCAATGATGTTACGCTCTTTGCAGTCGGCAAGCAGGTCAATACTGCGCTTGAAGCGGCTGCACAGCTTTCAGAGAGGGGCATCGAAGCCGAGGTCCTTGATCCCCGCAGTCTGTCTCCTCTGGATGAGGATGCGATTTTCACATCGTTAGAAAAAACAAACCGGCTGATCATCATTGATGAAGCCAATCCGCGATGCAGCATTGCCACGGATATTGCTGCGCTTGTCGCTGACAAGGGCTTTGATTTGCTTGATGCGCCGATTAAACGGATTACAGCGCCGCATACACCGGTTCCGTTTTCACCAGTGCTTGAAGATCAATATTTGCCGACACCAGATAAAATTGTCAGCGTCACGCTTGAATTGCTTGGCGAGCCGGCATTGAATTAA
- the yfjP gene encoding putative DNA-3-methyladenine glycosylase (Evidence 3: Putative function from multiple computational evidences; Product type e: enzyme) has translation MWKEKVSVTPPYHFDRVLDRLSLDPLNAVDREAREVRVPIRNQAGDVCIVKVQALGHAGEPEFLVSGETDQGEMMKEIKRIFQWENHLQHVLDHFSKTSLSAIFEEHAGTPLVLDYSVYNCMMKCIIHQQLNLSFAYTLTERFVHAFGEQKDGVWCYPKPETIAELDYQDLRDLQFSMRKAEYTIDTSRMIAEGTLSLSELPHMADEDIMKKLIKIRGIGPWTVQNVLMFGLGRPNLFPLADIGLQNAIKRHFQLDDKPAKDVMLAMSKEWEPYLSYASLYLWRSIE, from the coding sequence ATGTGGAAGGAAAAAGTATCTGTCACGCCTCCGTATCATTTTGACCGCGTGCTGGACAGGCTGTCTTTAGACCCCCTCAATGCTGTTGATCGAGAGGCGAGGGAAGTCCGTGTGCCAATCAGAAATCAAGCGGGGGACGTATGTATTGTAAAGGTACAGGCGTTAGGCCATGCGGGCGAGCCTGAGTTCCTCGTCAGCGGGGAAACGGATCAGGGAGAAATGATGAAGGAAATCAAGCGGATTTTTCAATGGGAAAATCATTTGCAGCACGTTCTGGATCATTTTTCAAAAACGAGCCTGTCCGCCATTTTTGAAGAGCATGCCGGGACGCCGCTTGTTCTGGACTACAGCGTGTACAACTGCATGATGAAATGCATTATCCACCAGCAGCTTAATCTTTCCTTCGCTTACACGCTAACAGAACGGTTTGTTCATGCGTTTGGCGAGCAGAAGGATGGCGTGTGGTGCTATCCAAAGCCGGAAACGATTGCGGAACTCGATTATCAGGATCTGCGTGATCTGCAATTCAGCATGAGAAAAGCGGAATACACCATTGATACATCAAGGATGATCGCAGAAGGCACACTCAGCTTGTCAGAGCTGCCGCATATGGCGGATGAAGACATTATGAAGAAACTGATCAAAATCAGGGGTATCGGCCCGTGGACCGTGCAAAACGTCCTCATGTTCGGACTTGGCCGTCCCAATTTATTCCCGCTTGCCGATATCGGCCTCCAGAATGCCATCAAACGCCACTTTCAGCTGGACGATAAGCCGGCAAAGGATGTCATGCTGGCGATGAGCAAGGAGTGGGAGCCTTATTTAAGCTATGCGTCTTTGTATTTGTGGAGGAGTATAGAATAA
- the yfjM gene encoding hypothetical protein (Evidence 4: Unknown function but conserved in other organisms), which yields MKRLCIIPCGKKKIWDVQPDAGPVRAEDAYLSPFHQACERYAKTFFDEWVILSAKHGFLRPDDLVSGNYDVTFGTGHPEIMTADELRRQFHEKGFSDIEELVMLGGKKYRSVLNAVIGEHQHISWPLSSYKGIGYMLQALNRAVEEKHEL from the coding sequence ATGAAACGGCTATGCATCATCCCCTGCGGCAAGAAAAAAATCTGGGATGTCCAGCCTGATGCCGGGCCGGTAAGAGCAGAGGACGCTTATCTCAGCCCGTTTCATCAGGCGTGCGAGCGGTATGCAAAAACATTTTTCGATGAGTGGGTGATTTTGTCGGCGAAGCACGGGTTCCTCCGCCCTGATGATCTCGTTTCGGGAAATTACGATGTCACTTTTGGCACCGGTCATCCGGAAATCATGACAGCGGACGAGCTGCGCCGTCAATTTCACGAAAAAGGCTTTTCTGATATCGAAGAGCTAGTCATGCTTGGCGGAAAAAAATATCGAAGCGTTCTAAACGCCGTCATCGGAGAACACCAGCATATCAGCTGGCCGCTATCATCATACAAAGGCATAGGCTATATGCTCCAAGCGCTGAACCGGGCTGTTGAAGAAAAGCATGAACTGTAG
- the dusC gene encoding tRNA-dihydrouridine synthase 2 (Evidence 2a: Function from experimental evidences in other organisms; PubMedId: 11983710, 25902496; Product type e: enzyme): MTENFWRELPRPFFVLAPMEDVTDVVFRHVVSEAGRPDVFFTEFTNSESYCHPDGKDSVRGRLTFTEDEQPIVAHIWGDKPENFRKMSIGMAELGFKGLDINMGCPVPNVAGNGKGSGLICRPAVAAELIQAAKAGGLPVSVKTRLGYTDVDEWREWLTHILKQDIANLSIHLRTRAEMSKVDAHWELIPEIKKLRDEVAPDTLLTINGDIPDRQTGLKLAEQYGVDGIMIGRGIFTNPFAFEKEPKEHSSKELLDLLRLHLDLHDEYSKEEARPYKPLPRFFKIYLRGFRGASELRNQCMNTKSTDEVRALLDDFERKYLDGIE, encoded by the coding sequence ATGACAGAAAATTTCTGGCGTGAATTACCACGGCCGTTTTTTGTACTGGCACCAATGGAAGATGTGACAGATGTTGTTTTCCGGCATGTAGTAAGTGAAGCAGGCAGACCGGATGTGTTTTTTACAGAGTTCACAAACTCAGAGAGCTATTGCCACCCGGATGGGAAGGATAGCGTGCGCGGCCGTTTGACTTTTACAGAGGATGAACAGCCAATTGTGGCCCATATATGGGGAGATAAGCCTGAAAACTTCCGTAAAATGAGTATTGGCATGGCAGAGTTAGGATTTAAAGGACTAGATATCAATATGGGCTGCCCTGTGCCTAATGTGGCGGGGAATGGAAAGGGAAGCGGCCTTATTTGCCGTCCTGCAGTTGCGGCAGAATTAATACAAGCTGCAAAAGCAGGGGGATTGCCTGTAAGCGTGAAGACAAGACTTGGATACACGGATGTGGATGAATGGCGCGAGTGGCTGACACACATTTTGAAACAGGATATTGCGAATCTTTCTATTCATCTGCGTACAAGGGCAGAAATGAGCAAAGTAGATGCGCATTGGGAGCTCATCCCAGAGATTAAGAAACTTCGTGACGAGGTGGCACCAGATACATTGCTAACAATAAACGGGGATATTCCTGACCGTCAAACTGGCTTGAAACTTGCTGAACAATACGGCGTCGATGGAATTATGATAGGGCGCGGTATTTTTACAAATCCTTTCGCTTTTGAAAAGGAGCCGAAAGAGCATAGCAGCAAGGAATTGCTTGATCTCTTAAGGCTGCATCTGGATCTCCATGATGAATATTCAAAAGAAGAAGCCCGTCCATACAAGCCTCTTCCTCGCTTTTTCAAGATTTATCTCCGCGGATTCCGAGGGGCAAGTGAATTAAGAAATCAATGCATGAACACAAAGTCAACAGATGAAGTGCGTGCATTGCTCGACGACTTTGAGAGAAAGTATCTTGATGGGATAGAGTAA